The Chelatococcus sp. HY11 nucleotide sequence GATGAACGATTTGAACTCTGGCTGGCGCACTTTCTCGAGTGGTGTTAGCTGGGCCTTCAGGGCGTCGGGATAGACGACCTTTGAATTGACGACAGGATAGATGATGGTTTCGGCATGACCCAGCTGTGCCTTGGGCGAGAGCACACAGTCGATATACGTCCAGGCTGACTCAGGCGCGTTCTTGACTTTCGCCAACATGGCGGCGGACTGGAACGCGCCAGGTTCCGGAATATAGGCGCCGGCCCATTTGTTCTCATTGGCAAACGAATAGGCGCGCCCATCCCAGTAAACGAGCAGGTCTATCTCCTTCGCCGCGAACATGTTCATGGCGTCGACCGGCGATGTCCAGAACTTAGCCACATGCGGCGCCATCGCCTTGTACTTCTCAAAGACGACATTCTCGTCGCCGCCGTAAAGGGTGCTGAGGAACCAGGTGAACATCGGTCCCCAAGCCATCGTGACCGCCGGGAAAGACACCCGATCGCCGAACTTGCCGGCGATGACATCGTCAATCAGAGTCTTCCAGTCGGCGGGCGGCGTGGGGATCTTGTCCTTGTTGTACAGGACGATCATCGCCCCGAAGTTCTGAATAGTGGCGAAGTCGTCCCATTGTTCACGGAAAATCTGCGGGACATCCTTGAGATTTGGCGCTTTGGCGGGGTCAAGCTTGTCAAGCAGCCCTTCGCGGCCGGCCCGAATGGCATCGATCTCGCTGAGCAGCGCCACATGGATCGGGGGATTCTTCGGATTCGCCCTGATCTTGCTC carries:
- a CDS encoding extracellular solute-binding protein → MVGFARLAAIALGLGAVGLSMLAPAPVKAQEPLVVVASGGVWLESAKKNFAACYKEKTGQSPEILVLNSSDVMSKIRANPKNPPIHVALLSEIDAIRAGREGLLDKLDPAKAPNLKDVPQIFREQWDDFATIQNFGAMIVLYNKDKIPTPPADWKTLIDDVIAGKFGDRVSFPAVTMAWGPMFTWFLSTLYGGDENVVFEKYKAMAPHVAKFWTSPVDAMNMFAAKEIDLLVYWDGRAYSFANENKWAGAYIPEPGAFQSAAMLAKVKNAPESAWTYIDCVLSPKAQLGHAETIIYPVVNSKVVYPDALKAQLTPLEKVRQPEFKSFIDKIPAWIDRWNKEIR